A segment of the Triticum urartu cultivar G1812 unplaced genomic scaffold, Tu2.1 TuUngrouped_contig_2789, whole genome shotgun sequence genome:
GTTTTGTTGAGCTGCCAAATTTGAAGTTCATATGTTGCTTTATATGGGAGAAACAAAAAAAAGACAAACATACTTGCATGAATCGCGATGCAAAAATCAATGACAAAATAGGGGGTGTCCTAAAGCTTATGCTCTATAATATGTTTACGACGCGGCCTCGCGGGCGTCTACCGGTCGCCGAGGGAGAAGAGCCAGCGGTTGATGGTCCCGTCGCGGTGCTGCGAGAGGCCAAAGGCGGTGTCGAGCGCCAACAGCTGGAGCCTCACCGTCCACTGCAGCACCGACGGGGAGCTCTCGTCGGCAGCCGTTTCTTGGTTCTTCGCCTTGGTCTCCATTTCTTCCGACTCCCGTGTCAAATTGAGCCCGCCGGGTCGGCAGCTACTCCCGCCCGGCGTTTATATATGGAAATGCAGTGAGACCAATTGGTTGTGGTTGGTCAAACACCCAGTCTAGAGTCGAGACTATGACTGCAATGAACAAATATATTTATGCTGTAGAAAATTTTGCATGAATTTTCACGTAAGATCTTATGAATATGGCATCGGTTAAGTTTTAGTCTACTAAGATTTAATGATTTGCTATAAGTTTTTTCTCACTAAAATCGATATATCGTGGATCAATAGATACGAGAATACAACTATTTCCAATAGGAATATAGTTTCAAGTATATTCAAGATGTATTCTTCTAAAAAAATCAAATGATTTATGAACTTCAATATTCCAGTCTTTTAGATTCCTATGATTATCATTATCATGGGAAATGGTGTTTGCTTGTGTTTAAAACCCAAGTTTGGTGCTTAAAGTTTTCTCCCTTGTCCCCATGAGTGACTCTAGGAAATAGGGTTTCCCTGCCTCCCGCTGACGTCGCCATTGATCTGCCTTGCCTCATGTGGTCTTAGGGCCATGGAGGCGCGGTGGATCTAATCCCTTCCTGATGGGAGGGTTGCTACTTTATTTCATAGTTTTTTTAGTTTGTTTAGGGTTTGTGTTCTATTCAAAAAGGCGATGCAGTGACGGCTCTCTAAAGATGTAATAAAGTTCTTGCCGCCCAACCCACATCCCGACACGTCTAGAAATATAGTCCAAGTCTTCACATACCCTTCCATGCATTGGTTGAGGCATGGTGTAAGTCTTGGCTTAAAAGTCTTGCCCTTCTACCCATTGGTTGAGACATATGGTCCAAGTCTTTGATTAAGTCATGCCATTTCATCCATTTGTTGGacatttttcgcaaaaaaaaaccATTTATTGGACATAATACGTTCCATGTTTGATATTAAGACTTGCCCTTCAATCTATTGGTTGATACATACAGTTCAAGTCTTTGATTAAGTCTTGTCCTTCTATCCATCTGTCGGGATATAGTATAGCCCAAAGATTTGATTAAGCCTTGCCCTTTTCATGCATTGGCTGATACATATAGTCCAAGTCTTTGGTTAAGTTTTGCCCTTTCATCCTTATAAGGACCGAACCTCAAGGCAAGGTTAAGGGCACGGCACTTCACCTCCAACAGTACACTAATAGAAAAAGGGTTTAATGTAAAacgcattagtcccggtttgtaattGAACCGGCACTAATATGACCATtggtgccggttccaacggccaGGCAGGCGGcgctcattagtaccggttcatggcgaacctttagtaccggttggcctttagtacgggttggtgactccaaccggtactaaaggggggggggggtctttagtaccggttggagccaccaaccggtactaaaggtggtgcACGGTACTAAAGATGGTGCGCTGCCACCCACagtgcacaatgtttagtcccacctcactagttgagaggagctcgcaccggtttataagccccgCCGCAGCTACCGTGTCGAGCTCCTCTCTAAGCAGGCCTTTGTGGGCCTATTGCAAGTCttctgccctgtggggcctacTGGGTCGTATGGGCCTGCACCCTGGCCCAACTAGAGATTgagtttctagtcgtatgcaggccgtgtTGGCCTAGTAGGCGAGCTGTTTTTGctttatttcaaaaataaaaataaaaaaaatccttaCCAACCGGAACTAAAGGCCCCCCAGACCACGGCGCGCCttgtgccacgtggttgccctttagcaccgattcgtgctgaactggtactaaagagggagggggggagggggcggggggctttagtgcccacactttagtgccggttaccgaaccgacactaaagggccttacgaaccggtgctattgccggttctgcactagtggtaGTAGCCTCTCAACCGTCCCCGCAGTGTACACAAAGTATAAGGTTTGAAACCCAACCAAAAAAAAAATCTAGACAATGGATCACAAAACTTAAGAATTTTTAGACAATTTTCTCTAAAACTCGGTACTGTGTCTATATCCTAAAAACACATTGGTTTTGTTATATATAAATAAAAATAGTCTGATTATAAAAAAACAGAATCTGACCTTTACATCGCGCACGTACGTACGTGACCTTATATAATGGTCAGACTCATCTGCCTTTTACCTCTCGACAGGTACGTACAAAAGATAACAAACCACTTTGACATGCGCCATATATTTACCATTGGTCCACTTGGTGTAGGCGGACCCCAGCAAAGAGCAGCACGCCCCAGAGCGATCGACGTACTCCTTGCGCATACCAGCTCATCTCATCGATCATCGATCGCTAAAACTATATATGTAGAGGCTAGAAGAAGTTGCCGGGGGAAGAGAAGAGGACTTCGATCTTCATCACACCACATCATAGACAGACGAAATACTTTTGACGCCCAATTACACGAATCGATTCAAGTTATTTTACAAACCAAAAGTCCAAACGTAGGCAGGGGGCGGCGGCTCGGCCAGGCTAGTCGATGCAGGAGCCGCAGAGCCCGTAGCCGCCGCTGCAGTCGGGCCCGGTGCCGTCGCAGAGGCGCTCGGCGCCGACGAAGACCTTGGTGTCCCGGCTGCCCCGACggcccttcctcctcctcccgctgCCGTCGCAGGTGAAGATGATCCACGACATGACGGACATCCACAGTATGATGGCGCAGTAGAGCGTCTCCCCGCCGTCGCTCGCGCCCAGGAACTCCACCGGCGCCAAAGCCATTCGATCCGATTGATCCCTCTCCGACGGTCCAGCCTGAACTTGCTTGTCACGGCGGTGGCGCCGGCTTTATAGCCCCGTTGTCCGGTGGGGTTCGGCCGTTCGGGTAGAGCTAGCAAGGTGACATGACGCTCAGCCGCCACGGACGGAAAGGAACCGGTCCAGTTTTTCGTGCGGGACTAATCATTTTTCTTTGAGAGAGGGTGCGGGACTAATCAATTACATTTGTACAGTATCGAGCGTGCGATTGCTGGCCAAGTCAAGCCCCGTGACGGTGACGCTCCCTCGAGAGACACCCGGAACGCTTTCTAGTGAAGTCTGAAATAAACCCTGTTGTTGTACAGCTCGACGCAAATAAACCCTTACCTTTAAAACTCTGATGTTGGTACCCTATACTTTTTAATCTCGGACTAAATAAATCTTATGACGGTTTTATGAGTGGATTTGATGATGTGACAACTAAAGGCCGGGATTGCTGACTTTGACCATAACGATTTTCTTTGCCGAGTTGTATTGCTGCCAGATCGCTGCGTTTGTCAATGGGCTCGAGCCACAGACCATCTCCTCCTGCCATGGTGCGAAGCCGGCGCCTAAGCCCATCTGGTCGCTGCACGCGTCTGGCACGGACAGCTCCTGCGTTGCCTGCGAGAAGCCGGCGAAGGTCAGCGAGGAAGAGCGGACGGTGTCTTGCTCGTTGTCCACTTTCTGCTTCTCGAGCACCCTGCAGAGCACCGAGTCCTCCTGCATAATTGAAGTGCCGTGCCATGCATCCAGATTAGGAACACCGATCGATGCAATTGCAAAGAGGAGCTAACCTGGCCGTGAGCTTCGCCTGTCTACGTGCACCCAAAGCATGATTAGCAGTGTGAGTCAGTGAAAATACATACTTCCTCTATttcaaaatatagtgcgcccgcgcttTCTGAGATcaaactttgaccataaatttaacgaACGAGGCcgactgcggcgggagaaaaagTTACATAATTTAATACTtttttcgaatacgaattcactgatataacttttgctcccgccgcaatcggtcttggtagttaaatttacggtcaaagttgaagcacgagGATAAAGAAAGCACTACATTATGAAATAGATGGAGTACAGTATATACCGCGCACACATGCATGCATAAGCTAGCCTTCAGATCAGGCCTCATAACGTAAGTAGCCTTCAGCACATCACACACGAAATACGTTAACTGTGTCGGTTCGTACAATTTCCAGCACACAGCCCATCCATCCCAGCCATTTCCACTGCCATCATCTAGTTCCCCGTTTGGATAGGCATATAAGGTTGAAAATGGCCGGGATTGAAAAGAACAGGGTATAAACTTCAGGGATTTAGAAATGAGGGTTTATTTGCGTCGAGCTCTACAACTACAAGGTTTATTTTAGACTTCACTCAACGTTTTCCTATGGTGGCGACAAGGCGATCGGGCGATTTTCTGACCTCTTTCGGGTGCCCTCTCTTTCGGGTGTGCTCGCTTGGGGTGatcatggtgggacctactgtCCCTGCCCATCCTTTTTCAGATTTATTATCAAAGTTCACCGAAAGTAAAAAGCAgctcaaacataataaaaatcaCGTCGACATTCCGAAACAACTAATGATCATTCGCACCATCTGAATGAGCCGCCGTTGTCGCCTCTCCCCCGTCGGAGTCGGCTTGACCTTGTCGATTACAGCTGaaaagtcttcatgcacgtgcccctATGGATTAGCTTCCTGTAAACGTAGTCGTTGTCCTTAAACCCTTGAATAGATATGAAACAACTAACAACAAATCTCGCCATAGGACGAGAAACCCTAACTTCACTTCTCCAAGGAGACGCAACAATCTACAACGGAGCTCCATCGACTGCGTCTAGACGAActcaaggaggaacgaagaccggAAGACAAACTCGAAGGAGAAGTGCCGCCATCCATCTGAGCAACGCATCTTTTTTTCCCCAACCTAAACTACTAACCTGAGCGGAGGCACCGGTATTCCTCTCCCTGCCACTGGCCACTAGAGTGACAGACAGAGGGGAAGTGAATCCATCAGCTCGTCGGCGAAGCTTGAAGAGGAGAGTTTGCCCTAGATGCcaagggatagagggaaaagatACTTCTCGTGAGTGCAATGCCTGTATGGTGCTAGCTAGTTTCCTCCTGCCCAGACTTGTCTTTTGAAGCACTCGGCTTCTTCAGACTTCCATGTTTTAACTGCGACGGCCGGAGGCGAGATTTTAGACGGGATAGGAGGCTGAATGACAATGGCAAGTCCAAGTAAAACTGTACAAGCAGGCAAAACGCGAACAGGGAGAAGCAGCAGGTGGAAGAGATGCTGGAAAAGTTGGATTTAGCTGATAAAGAAAAGGTGAAGCTGGTGATTGATGATGAAGTCAATGAGTATGAGGAGCAACTCTGCGCATTGGTAGGCAAAGTATTGTACCATAAAATTCTGCATGTTAACACAATTGCAGAGGCTCTACACCCTGCTTTGGGCAACCCAAAAGGTATGAACTTTAGATTAATATGTGACAATGTTTTTTTGCGGGGGTATATGTGACAATGTTTGTGTGGCAAGTTTTGAAAACAAGAGGGACAGAGATCGGATCTAGGATGGCGGTCCATGGTCTTTTGGAAAGCATTGTGTATCTTTGGAGATCTTCAACATTCGCTACCGATCGTGAGAGTTGAAATTCAATCGCCTGAAAATTTGGGCttgttttttttgaaaaggagatCAAACCTCCGGTCTCTGCATCAATCGATGCATACAACCATCTTTATTAATTATTTTACAAAGGTCTGGTAAGAAAATACATCAAGCCACCCGAAGCCATCACTCACGCCTACAAACTCGATAATGTGGAGTGCTCTCATCCCCCACATCTAAAACCGATGTCATCGCCGGTCCGTCCAGATAACGTATTGGGACCAACAGCCGGTGCAGCAGACCTAAAACGCGCACCACATGCACATGTTTTAGAAGCCAGAAGCCGCCATCATCCTTGGACCGCTGATCCATCTTCAGGATAGAGATCCGCATCATCCTTGCCATTCTAGACATCCGTCGACGCCACCACAGTGCCCAACGGGGCACCGCCCTACGCCCAATCATCCATACGCGAAGACTTAGAAAGATCTAtcgtgcgtagcacctgccgaccAGACATGACACAATGTAGCACATGTCggtcaggcatgacttgacatctccaccgAAGCTCTGTGCAAGACTTAGCCGCTCCACCTGCTGCCTCTGTCTTCCAGCGCTGCTCCACAAACGATACTCCCAAGAGAGTAACAATGTCGTAGTACCGCCATCATTCGATCTGGATGACCAGATCTTAGGGTTTCCTCTGAAGCAGCATGAGT
Coding sequences within it:
- the LOC125527056 gene encoding uncharacterized protein LOC125527056, whose protein sequence is MALAPVEFLGASDGGETLYCAIILWMSVMSWIIFTCDGSGRRRKGRRGSRDTKVFVGAERLCDGTGPDCSGGYGLCGSCID